A stretch of Flavobacterium sp. N2270 DNA encodes these proteins:
- a CDS encoding ABC transporter ATP-binding protein — protein sequence MSISVQNISKSYKSIQAIDDVSFEVNEGELFGLIGPDGAGKTTIFRILTTLLIANKGNAKVLEYDVVKDYKAIRNSVGYMPGKFSLYQDLTVEENLTFFATIFGTTIEENYDLIEDIYVQIEPFKKRRAGALSGGMKQKLALCCALIHAPKVLFLDEPTTGVDPVSRKEFWQMLKRLQQKGITILVSTPYMDEASLCDRIALIQKGKILKIDSPSNIISKYDKVIYDIQSKNTHGLIHDLKNYPSHFSVYAFGEFIHYIDTNQNFNPNDLQDYLQQKNHTQIIIKPAQTTIEDVFMDL from the coding sequence ATGAGTATTTCTGTCCAAAACATATCAAAATCCTACAAATCAATCCAAGCCATTGATGACGTTTCCTTTGAAGTAAATGAAGGAGAATTATTTGGCCTTATTGGACCAGATGGAGCAGGAAAAACTACTATTTTCAGAATATTAACAACGCTTTTAATTGCCAATAAAGGTAACGCAAAAGTTTTAGAATATGATGTAGTTAAAGATTACAAAGCCATTCGAAATTCTGTGGGTTATATGCCAGGAAAGTTTTCACTGTACCAAGATTTAACAGTAGAAGAAAACCTAACCTTTTTTGCCACTATTTTCGGAACAACCATTGAAGAAAATTACGATTTAATCGAAGATATTTACGTTCAAATAGAACCGTTTAAAAAACGAAGAGCAGGAGCATTGTCTGGAGGAATGAAACAAAAACTAGCATTGTGTTGTGCTTTAATTCACGCACCAAAAGTTTTGTTTTTAGACGAACCCACAACTGGAGTTGATCCCGTTTCTCGTAAGGAATTTTGGCAAATGCTAAAACGATTACAGCAAAAAGGAATCACGATTTTAGTTTCAACACCTTACATGGACGAAGCTTCATTGTGTGATAGAATTGCTTTAATACAAAAAGGAAAAATCTTGAAAATCGATTCACCAAGCAACATCATTTCAAAATACGACAAAGTAATTTATGATATTCAATCTAAAAACACACACGGATTAATTCACGATTTAAAAAATTACCCAAGTCATTTTAGTGTTTATGCTTTTGGAGAATTTATTCATTATATAGATACAAATCAAAACTTTAATCCAAACGATTTACAGGATTATTTACAACAAAAAAATCACACTCAAATTATCATAAAACCTGCTCAAACGACAATTGAAGATGTGTTTATGGATTTATAA
- a CDS encoding OsmC family protein, which produces MEKHYYNVDVNWSSDRKGNLCSPEINQFNAVKKCIEVATPPEFQKGIPGIWTPEHLFTAAVSSCLMTTFLAIAENSKLEFKNFSCKSKGVLEQIEGKFLISEIILEPTIIINDEKNRERAERVIQKSETACLISNSIISKITMNSIIKTE; this is translated from the coding sequence ATGGAAAAGCACTATTATAATGTTGATGTAAATTGGAGCAGTGATCGTAAAGGAAATTTATGTTCTCCCGAAATAAATCAATTTAATGCAGTAAAAAAATGTATTGAAGTGGCTACTCCACCTGAATTTCAAAAAGGAATACCAGGTATTTGGACTCCAGAACACTTGTTTACTGCCGCAGTAAGCAGTTGTTTAATGACTACTTTTTTAGCAATTGCAGAAAACTCTAAACTTGAATTTAAAAATTTCAGTTGCAAGTCTAAAGGTGTTTTAGAACAAATAGAAGGTAAATTTCTAATAAGTGAAATAATCCTAGAACCAACAATTATTATTAATGATGAAAAAAATCGTGAAAGAGCTGAAAGAGTTATTCAAAAATCGGAAACTGCATGTTTAATTTCAAATTCAATAATTTCTAAAATTACTATGAATTCAATAATAAAAACAGAGTGA
- a CDS encoding Dps family protein — protein sequence MEKFNAIGLDQKKVENLAKKLNILLSNYSIFYQNTRGFHWNIQGEKFFELHLKFEELYNDLLLKIDEIAERILTLGYTPEHSYNEYTKTSTIIESNKVSDGHTAVAQILESLKIVIVMQRAILELASDANDEGTNALMSDYIRFQEKQIWMYSSFLNK from the coding sequence ATGGAAAAATTTAATGCAATTGGTTTAGACCAAAAAAAAGTAGAAAACTTGGCGAAAAAGCTAAATATATTACTATCTAACTATTCAATCTTCTATCAAAATACAAGAGGATTTCATTGGAACATTCAAGGAGAGAAATTTTTTGAATTACATTTAAAATTTGAAGAACTTTATAATGATTTATTACTAAAAATCGATGAAATAGCCGAACGTATATTAACATTGGGCTATACTCCAGAACACAGTTATAATGAATACACTAAAACTTCCACTATAATTGAAAGCAATAAAGTTTCAGATGGTCATACAGCTGTAGCACAAATTCTTGAAAGCTTGAAAATAGTTATTGTAATGCAAAGAGCAATTCTTGAATTAGCAAGCGATGCAAACGATGAAGGTACAAATGCTTTAATGAGTGATTATATCCGTTTTCAAGAGAAACAAATTTGGATGTATTCATCGTTTTTAAACAAGTAA